One window of Oryza brachyantha chromosome 12, ObraRS2, whole genome shotgun sequence genomic DNA carries:
- the LOC102715714 gene encoding cystinosin homolog, translated as MSSWNSVGLEVLYQVLGWVAFFAWSFSFYPQVFLNYRRKSVVGLNFDFLVLNLTKHSSYLIYNAALFFSPFIQRQYHEQYGDKEMIPVAANDVAFSVHAVTLTAFTLFQVFIYERGNQKVSKVCVSITAIVWVAAIVCLIVAWPKNNWLWLIDVFNSIQVGMTAIKYIPQAVMNFKRKSTIGWSIGNILLDLTGGVLNFGQMGVQSIDQHTLVNFYGNIGKTLLSLEVVFFDIIFIIQHYVLYPVKRDENGKAIISERVAPLIRPSDKPEEDNV; from the exons ATGTCGTCGTGGAACTCAGTGGGGCTGGAGGTGCTGTACCAGGTGCTGGGGTGGGTCGCCTTCTTCGCCTGGTCCTTCAGCTTCTACCCGCAGGTCTTCCTCAACTACAGGCGCAAGAG TGTGGTGGGCCTGAACTTTGATTTTCTGGTGTTAAACTTGACAAAGCACTCATCGTACCTCATATACAATGCCGCTCTATTCTTCAGCCCCTTCATCCAGAGACAGTACCATGAGCAGTATGGTGATAAAGAG ATGATTCCTGTTGCGGCAAATGATGTTGCTTTTTCTGTACATGCGGTTACCTTGACAGCTTTTACTCTGTTTCAAGTATTCATCTATGAG CGAGGAAACCAGAAAGTCTCCAAAGTGTGCGTATCAATCACTGCTATTGTGTGGGTAGCTGCTATTGTTTGCCTAATTGTAGCTTGGCCAAAAAATAACTGGCTTTGGCTTATTGATGTGTTCAA TTCGATACAGGTTGGAATGACAGCAATCAAGTACATACCTCAG GCTGTCATGAACTTCAAGCGGAAGAGTACAATTGGTTGGAGTATTGGCAATATTTTACTTGATCTTACCGGAGGGGTGCTGAACTTTGGCCAGATGGGTGTGCAATCAATAGATCAAC ACACACTGGTGAATTTCTATGGAAATATTGGGAAAACCCTTCTTTCACTG GAAGTTGTTTTCTTCGATATTATATTCATAATTCAACACTATGTGCTGTACCCTGTCAAACGAGATGAGAATGGTAAGGCTATCATTTCTGAAAGGGTAGCTCCTCTTATCAGGCCTTCAGACAAGCCTGAAGAAGATAATGTATGA